A stretch of the bacterium genome encodes the following:
- a CDS encoding peptidase C39 family protein: MKFNVPLVRQEKGSEDCGLAVLNMLTRYYKLPTTFSDLKRSIRVFKNGTYCAQLGSHLIKLGFKVEMVTFNPALYTLKDVDLSKDQIRKRLEEMLLKKKKRQEKASLKFTLKFLEEGGKVTVRVPTVEDIRAELEKAQPPIALLTSQFLTSEKPRFNFHFNVVTGIDETHIYVNDPLWDKRGGEHKYLISDFIFGMYATTYSDLEDPCLIKIRR, translated from the coding sequence ATGAAATTTAATGTCCCTCTGGTTCGACAAGAAAAGGGTTCTGAAGATTGTGGTCTAGCAGTACTAAATATGCTGACTAGATACTATAAATTGCCAACCACTTTTTCAGATTTAAAAAGGTCCATTCGAGTTTTCAAAAACGGTACTTATTGCGCTCAACTTGGCTCTCATTTAATTAAGCTTGGTTTTAAGGTCGAAATGGTTACTTTCAACCCCGCTCTTTACACTCTAAAAGATGTTGATCTGAGTAAAGATCAAATACGCAAAAGATTAGAAGAGATGCTTTTAAAGAAGAAGAAAAGACAAGAGAAAGCCTCGCTAAAATTTACCCTCAAATTTCTCGAAGAGGGTGGGAAAGTCACCGTTCGAGTCCCCACAGTCGAAGATATACGAGCAGAATTGGAAAAGGCTCAACCGCCAATTGCACTTCTAACTTCCCAGTTTCTCACTTCAGAAAAACCAAGATTCAATTTTCATTTTAACGTAGTCACTGGAATAGACGAAACACATATCTACGTCAACGACCCCCTTTGGGATAAAAGGGGAGGAGAACACAAATATTTAATTTCTGACTTCATCTTTGGGATGTATGCCACTACTTACAGCGATTTGGAAGACCCTTGCTTGATTAAAATTAGACGATAA